The genomic segment TACTACCTGTTTGCACACCAATTTTTGCGTTTTTAGGAAAATCATCTAGCGTTTTCGCATCATTATCCTTTGTAGTAATTATAGCAAAAGTACTTGCATAGTACGGATCTGAAAAACTAACATTTTTTTCTCTTTCAGGATTTTTAGAAAGACTGGATATAATTAAGTTAATCTTACCAGAGTTTAATGAAGGAATAAGCGAAGAGAATTCCATTTCTTTAATTTCAATTTTTTTACCCATCTTTTCTCCAAGTATATGCATAAAATCTATATCAAAACCAACAATCTTACCATCTTCTGTATATTCAAAAGGGGGGTAATCAGGACTCACACCCACAACTAAAACATCACCCTCTGAATTACTTATATTTTTTTGCAACCTAGTTACAAAGAAAATTGCCAAAACAATAATTAATACAGATATTGCTAATACTGCTAATTTATAAGACTTACTCATAGTAAAAAATTGAAAAAATATTTAGGTATATTATACTAAATAATAATAATAACACAACTTTTAAAAAATTAAGCGGTCTAAATAGCACTAAATGTTTTATGCCCATCCATTAACTCCAATTTAATAAAATCTACATTAACAAGTTTAATACTTCTCTATAAATTTCTTTATTCCTAATATAAAAGCTTTATACTCCTTGATATACAAAAATTCTACACTATTTTTATTGGATATTAATATATAATCAATTTTTATAAATAGTAATTAAGTAAGAATAAATGGCAGAAAAAGATTATTATAAAACTCTGGAAGTTAATAAGAATGCAACTCCTGACGAAATAAAAAAAGCCTTCAGAAAATTAGCTTTAAAACATCATCCTGATAAAAATCAGGGTAAAAAAGAGTCTGAGAAAAAATTTAAAGAACTTAATGAAGCTTATGAAGTCTTAAAAGATCCGCAAAAAAAAGCTGCATATGATAGATATGGAAGTGCTGGCGTTAACAATAGCGCAAGTGGCTTTAGCTCTCAAGCTGGTGGATTTGAAGATTTTGCAGACGTTTTTGGTGATATATTTGGTGATTTTATGGGAAGAGGTAAAAACTCATCACAATCAAATAGAGAAAGTCAATTTAGAGGTGCAGATTTAAGATACAATACAGAAATTACCTTAGAAGATGCATACAAAGGCTTAAATAGGAATATTAAATTCAGAACTGCATGCAAATGTGATGAGTGTAGTGGAAGGGGAACAAAAGCAAAAACTGGAACCAAAGCCTGTTCTACATGTCATGGTTCTGGTAAAGTAAGATATCAGCAAGGTTTTTTTATGATAGAGAAGGCCTGTGCAAGTTGCTCTGGCTCAGGAGTAATAATTAAGGACCCATGTGACAAATGCAGAGGAGAAGGCAGATATGAAAAAGAAAAAAGTTTATCAGTACACATACCAAAAGGTATAGATAACGGAGCTAAAATTAGAGTTGCAAATGAGGGCGAAGCAGGGATACGTGATGCTCAAGCAGGAGACCTATATATATATATTTCTATAAAACCTCATGAATTTTATCAAAGGGAGAACGCAAATTTACACTGCACTGTACCTATAAAAATGACTACAGCTGTCCTCGGAGGATTTATTGAAATTCCAACCATGGATGGCAATATAGCAAAGGTTAACGTTCCTGGTGGCACACAGTTTGGAACAAAATTAAGAATGCAACTAAAGGGCATGCCAATTATTAATTCAACTAGGTATGGAGATATTTATGTGCATGTTAATGTTGAATTACCTATAAAAGTTACAGAAAAACAAAAAGAATTGTTAGAGGAGTTTGATAAAATTAATCAATCTGGATCAAATCCAAAATCAGAGGGTTTTTTCGCTAAAGTTAAGAGCTTTGTTTCAGATTTGAAAAAAAATAATTAAAGTTTATTACAATGTTTTCTATTGATATTAGTGGGTTATCAAAAACTTATAAAAATGGTCACCAAGCACTTAAAGAAATAAATTTAAAAGTTAGGAAGGGACAATTTTTAGCTTTGTTAGGCAAAAACGGTGCAGGAAAAACTACCTTTGTTGAAATATTATCTTCCTTAACAAAAAAATCAACTGGTACTGTAATAATTGATGGCAAGGACTTAGATAATAATGCTGAATTTGCAAAATTAAAGATTGGCATCGTTCCTCAAGAAGTCAATTTATCTTTTTTTGAAAAAGTAATGCAAGTATTAATAACTCAAGCAGGATATTTTGGCATAGATAAAGATGTGGCAATCAAAAGAGCAGAAAGGCATTTAAAAGATTTGGATTTATGGGAAAAAAGAAATCAAGCTGTCATGACATTATCTGGAGGGATGAAAAGAAGACTGATGATAGCAAGAGCATTAATGCATGAACCGGAAATAATATTTTTTGATGAGCCAACAGCAGGGGTTGACGCTGAAGTGAGGCAAAAAATATGGAAAATAATGATAGATTTAAATAATGAAGGCAAAACCATTATTTTAACAACTCATTACTTTGATGAAGCAGAAAGACTATGCGATAGCTTAGCTATTATTTCTAAAGGAGTAATTATAATGAATGATTCATTGAGAAAAATTTTGAATCAGTGCCCAAAACAAAAATATTTAGTTGAAATAAAAAATGATATAAATCTAACGTTGAATGATAACGCAATTTCACAAATTTCAGATTGCTTATTTGAAATTTCAGTCAATTTAGAAAATTCTCTTTCAAGTAGTATTAAAAATATAATCAACTATGGAGGGGAAATAATCAGTATAAACCCCAAAAATAACAGGCTTGAAGAATTATTTTTGAATATAGTAGAGTAAATTTTATGAATTACATGATGAATTTGATTGGTTTCAAAACCATCCTTAAAAAAGAAATTATACGAATATTGCGTATATGGCCACAAACATTGATACCACCTATTATCACAACTAGCCTTTATTTCATAATTTTTGGCGAAATATTATTTAAAGACAGGTTTATATTTGTTGATGGTCAAGAAATTTCTTACAGCCACTATCTGATACCTGGGCTTGTTGCAATGGCAATTATAATTAACTCATACAGCAGCACATCCTCATCTTTTTTTAGTATAAAATTTCAAAAAAATATTGAAGAACTCTTAGTTTCTCCATTACCAGCGTGGATTATTATACTAGGATATACTTTTGGAGGGCTTTTTAGAGGCCTTACAAATGGTTTAATGATATTCATCACATCCCTATGCTTTGAACCAACAAGCATTCATTCATATTTGATGTGCTTTTCCATAGCACTATTGATGTCTTTCTTCTTCTCTATAGCAGGCATTATTAACGCAATTTTTTCTAAAACATTTGATGATATAATGTGGTTTCCTTCATTCATTCTTACTCCAATGGTTTATTTAGGCGGAGTATTTTTTACAATTGAGATGCTTCCAAATTTTTGGCAATTGGTGACAAAAATCAACCCAATCTACCACTTTATCGATATTTTTAGGCACAGCTTATTAGGTATTGGCAAATTTAATTACTTATCATTTGTTGTTATTGTGATTTTCAATTTTATACTATTTATCACTGCTATTTATTTTTTTAATAAAAAGCTACAAAAATAACAATAAGCATGCTGCAAAGGCTGTTTAGGAATGTTAGGAAGTGTCCGATATAATATCTCAAGGCAGAAGATCAGCATTTTTTTGAGAGCAATATTTTTAGACCTCTTTCGAAACTCGCTTCTGAAGATAAAATGCTAGGTGATTTAGGTGCAGAGAACCGGAATATACTTGATGTACATTAGGATTTCGAGCACGAAATCAACGACACAGTTTGTATCAGAAGTAGAGTTTCGAAAAAGTTCTATTAAAAACTCACCTTTTTCATTACTGTATTGTGATTAGTATATATGCAAATATCTGCTGCAATTTTCATTGCCTTTTTTGCTTTATCCTCAAGCTTTATATTTTTAACATCAGATAGAGCTTTTGCTGCAGCCAGAGCATAATTTCCTCCAGAGCCAATTGCAGCTATTCCATCTTCTGGCTCTAAAACATCTCCATTACCAGATAATATTAATGTACTTTCCTTATCTGCAACTATTATCATAGCTTCCAATCTTCTTAAGTATTTATCCAATCTCCAATCTTTTGCAAGCTCCACAGATGCTCTCATTAAATTATGAGAATGCTTATCAAGCTTTTCTTCCAGTCTACTAAATAATGTAAATGCATCAGCTGTAGCTCCGGCAAATCCAGCTATAATACTATTATTCGCCAAAGCCCTAATTTTATTAGCCGTACTTTTTATTACTGTGTGACCAAGACTAACTTGCCCATCCCCAATTATGATAACCTGCTTGTCATCTCTAATACAAAGGATAGTAGTAGCGTGCCAACTAGGCATTTTGTTATCGGACATATAAAATTAATCAAATTATTTTCACCGTAGGTTAAATCGTCATACTAAATTTGTAAATAGATAATAATCATATATTTCTGTTCCCACTCCCACTAGAAAATTAGCAATGCTATAATAATGGCTCATAATATAACCCTCATTTATATGTTAAATTTACCCAAGGTCATTATTAAATTTGGGCTTATAATTGCATTATAGACATGAAGTGTTACAATTATGTTACAGTTACGTTAAGATTGAAGTTTACCCGAAGTGAACCCTTAATTACTGCAATACTCAGATGAAAAAATAATTTCTCCATCATTTACTGGTAATTTTTTGTTATATGACTGAATTTTTTTAGCAGAATTCCAAGAAATATTTTTATAGGATTTTTCATTATCATCCCAGATAAGATAAGTTAGTAATTCGTCATCAGGGTAATAATCAATTGCCCAACTACCTATAAGCTTTTTATCAAATTTATGCCAGCCTACAATAATAGTATCATTGATACTGACACTTCCCTTGGTTGGTTCTAAAATTTTAAGCCAAGCCTGGTACTTCACCGCACCATTTATTTGCCCAATTTTTGCAACACCGATTACTTTCACTTTAGCAATAATATCACTTTGCTTCAGTAACTGTTCATTAGAAAGCGGAGCAGGCAAAGCATTAGAAAAAATGCTATATAAAATAACAGGTATAGCAAATAGCAAAGAAAATATGATTTTGTAAATTTTATTTGAAAAGCAAGTCATTACTGCTTTTTCACTTTTCACATCTATAGCAAAAAGGCTTAAATACTCTCTTCATTAACAAATCAATCATTTTATTATCTATTTTATCTTGCTTTGCTCTATTATTACTACTTGAAGTAAAAAATGCGTCAGCTTCGTGAGCAGTATTATTCCAAAGTAGTTTGCCGGTTTTAGCGTCAATAATACTAATTAAGATTGTTGAACCTGCACTAGGACCACCAGAATAAACACCTGTTACCATTCCTGTCAAAAAGCTAAGTGCAACTGCTCCACTTGTTTTAGCATAACCAGAAAAATCTACCATCATAATCAAATCAGCGTTTTCAACTTCACCAATACGAGTTGTATATTGCTCAAAATTCACATCTATTGCTGATGCATTTTTTTCCTTAAACTGTGGACTATGAAGCGCCTTGATTTCCTCATTATATTTTTGCCTTAATTGCAAAACATCATTATAAATACCCCTATCATGAGCATCCTTCCTGCTTAAAAACGAAATTTAAAATCCCTTTAACCTCATCTCTGGTATAACGTTCTCCTTAACAAGGCTTTCTAAATGATATTCATAATCATAAAACCTTTTTGTTTTACCACCCGCATCAACTGAATTTATTTCTACCTCAACTGGCAATAATACCATTGTATTGTATTTTGCAATAACTTCTTTATAGTTAGATGTTTGCCTAGTGGTAATAGGCGCACAACTTGTGAACACCAAAACCACTATAGTTAAAAACTTACTTTTGAATGACATTTTGCTCACAAAATTTATGTCCTGCTTATTATTACTGAGCAGGAATAACTCTCGTACGGTTATCTGAGAAAACCACATAAACTTTCTGTCCTTTTTGTAATGGATCTTTTTCAGATTGCACCACAGTTAACATACCATTAACCCTTGCAGTCGCAATGACATTTCTTAAAGCAACATTACCTTCATAATAAGTATCCTTAACATTAGAGATATCAACTTTAACAACATATTCCAAGCCTTTACTGGTACTAAGTGAATCCTGCATAGCAGCTCCAACTAATCCACCCAAAACAGCGCCACCTACAGCACCGCCAACTCTTCCAGAGCCTCCACCGATTCCACTTCCAGCTACTCCACCAACTAAAGCGCCGGTTACCAGGCCAGCTGTATTGCCTTGCAATCTATCAGAATCCTTAACTGTCACAGGACGAACAGAAACAATTTGTCCTTCAAGAGTAAAGTTTGTCGTTGAATCACTAACATACATGCTATTTGACAAATCCCTGGCACAGCCAGACATAAAAACCACGATAAAAAGGCATATAAAAATTTTTGAAAAGGTATTTTTGCTCATACTGGCTAACTCCATCATTTTCAGTAAAAATAAAACTTTCCACAATTTTAGTCAAGTTAAAATTGCACTAATATGTGCTTTTTCTTTCCAGTTGAAAGCTTCATTTTATTATCATTAAAATCACTTTGTTGAATCATGTAATTTATATCGTTTATCACGGCATTATTAATCCTAACACCATTTCCTTGGATTAATTTTCTTGCAGCACCGTTAGATTCACATAAATCAGATGAAACTAATAGCTTAAATAGAGGAAAACCACCACTTATATCATTTAAAGTAATGTTAAATTTTGGTAAATTATCACCAATACTATTACCTTCAAAAGTTTTTTGAGATGTTGTTTTAGCATTGATAGATGCCTCAATTCCATGACATAATTTCGTTGCCTCATCTGCTAGGATAATTTTAGTATTATTTATTTCTTTTCCAGTTAATTTTGAGAGCTTATCAATTTCGTCCAGTGGTAGCTCAGTAAATAACTTTAAAAATTTTGCAACATCAGCATCCTCAGTGTTTCTCCAAAATTGCCAATATTCATACGAAGACAGCATATCGTCATTTAACCAAACTGCACCACCTTCGGTTTTTCCCATTTTTGCACCACTATTAGTCGTAAGAAGTGGGGAAGTAAGCCCAAAAACTTCATTACCTAGCTTTTTTCTAATTAACTCAACACCATTTATAATATTGCCCCATTGATCAGAGCCTCCCATCTGTAATATACACTCTTGTTTCTTGTATAAATAATAAAAATCAAAAGCCTGAAGAAGCATGTAATTAAATTCTAGAAAGCTTAGTGATTGCTCTCTATCGAGCCTCATCTTAACACTTTCAAAATTTATCATCCTATTGATTGAAAAATGCTTACCAAAATCTCTTAAAAATTCTAGATATTTTAATTCGCTTAACCATTCATCATTGTCTAAAATAATGGCTTTATTCTCTGAATCAAAATTCAAAAATTGGTTAAATACTTTTTTTAATGATTTTTTATTTTCTTCTATATCATTATATCCCAGCATCTTTCTTGCCTCATCCTTACCAGACGGATCTCCTATTTTCGTTGTGCCACCACCAAGTAGAATAATGGGTTGATGCCCAAATTTTTGTAGCCATCTTAGCATCATAATTTGAATTAAACTTCCTACATGTAATGATTTTGCAGTACAATCAAAACCTATATATGCTTTTATTTTATTACCTGAGACTTTTTTCTCTAATTCTTCTAAATTTGTTGCCTGGTATACAAAGCCTCTGTTTTGTAATGTGCTAATGAAATTGGACATATCTTATTTATTCATATCTTAAAGCTTCTGCAGGTAGCATTTTTGCAGCTTTCCAGGCAGGATATATTGTTGCAAGGAGTGATAATAACATTGATATGGCAACTATGCTAATAATTTCGGCCACATCTGGTTCTGATGGTAATGAAGTTAAAAAATAAATCATGGGGTCAAATAAAGTGGCACCTGTTGTTGATTCTAATATTTGTTTAATGCGTTCAATATTAATAACAAATAGAATGCCAAATATAGAACCAGACATAATACCAACGAAGCCTAAAAAAGCACCAGCCAAAACAAATATCTTAATTATCGAGCTACGAGATGCACCAATTGCCCTAAGTATAGCTATGCTTTTGTATTTTTCTTTAACTAACATAGCAAGTCCGGAAATTATGTTAAATGCAGCTATCATAATTATAAGTACCAAAATCAAAAACATTGTATTTCGCTCAACCCTCAAAGCATTAATTAATGATTGATTAGCAAGCCCCCAATCAGTAATCAATATATCTTGGTCCGGAATGTCTTTTATAATAGCTCTTTTGACTTTTTCAATATTCTTTACATTATCCAATATAATCTCAATTTCAGTAATGGATTTATTAGTATTAAACAGCAATTGCGCCGTATCGATTGGTATAAAAACTGTACTTGCATTATACTCATACATTCCTACATCAAATATTGCAGAAATATAAAAAGTTTTAATTTTTGGTATTGCTCCAAGTATTGTGGCGTCAAATTTCGGCACTATCAATCTCATTTTATCACCTAAATGCAATCCTAAATTTTTAGCTAGTGCGTTGCCGATATAAATTTCATTTTTATCAAACTTAGATTGCTCGTTTTTTACAATAAAAGCATCCTGCATAATGGGTTTTTTATTTAATGAATCAAAGTTCATTCCCCTAACTAATACACCTGTGGAATTTTTATTACTCTCAGCCAGGGCCTGTCCCGTTATCAATGGAGCAACATATTCAACGTTTTTTATATTTTTGATATAACCTATAAGTTCATTATAATTTGAAATTTTTTGATCATATTTACTTACAGTTATATGGCCATTAATTCCTAGTATTTTTTTGACTAGCTCCACTTCATATCCATTCATCACCGACATAACAATTATTAACGTCATCACACCAAGAGCAATGCCAATAGTCGCTAAATAACTTACTAAGGAAA from the Candidatus Bandiella numerosa genome contains:
- a CDS encoding substrate-binding periplasmic protein, with product MSKSYKLAVLAISVLIIVLAIFFVTRLQKNISNSEGDVLVVGVSPDYPPFEYTEDGKIVGFDIDFMHILGEKMGKKIEIKEMEFSSLIPSLNSGKINLIISSLSKNPEREKNVSFSDPYYASTFAIITTKDNDAKTLDDFPKNAKIGVQTGSTMESFVNNYNESSDKSLEIVSLGSNFLLLEKLKLGEINALIVEDAQAPNFIKNMPELKSESVEDNVYIDEEENSYAIGVKKGSSFVNEINKSIEDLNADGQIQELLRKWHLR
- the dnaJ gene encoding molecular chaperone DnaJ, with the protein product MAEKDYYKTLEVNKNATPDEIKKAFRKLALKHHPDKNQGKKESEKKFKELNEAYEVLKDPQKKAAYDRYGSAGVNNSASGFSSQAGGFEDFADVFGDIFGDFMGRGKNSSQSNRESQFRGADLRYNTEITLEDAYKGLNRNIKFRTACKCDECSGRGTKAKTGTKACSTCHGSGKVRYQQGFFMIEKACASCSGSGVIIKDPCDKCRGEGRYEKEKSLSVHIPKGIDNGAKIRVANEGEAGIRDAQAGDLYIYISIKPHEFYQRENANLHCTVPIKMTTAVLGGFIEIPTMDGNIAKVNVPGGTQFGTKLRMQLKGMPIINSTRYGDIYVHVNVELPIKVTEKQKELLEEFDKINQSGSNPKSEGFFAKVKSFVSDLKKNN
- a CDS encoding ABC transporter ATP-binding protein — translated: MFSIDISGLSKTYKNGHQALKEINLKVRKGQFLALLGKNGAGKTTFVEILSSLTKKSTGTVIIDGKDLDNNAEFAKLKIGIVPQEVNLSFFEKVMQVLITQAGYFGIDKDVAIKRAERHLKDLDLWEKRNQAVMTLSGGMKRRLMIARALMHEPEIIFFDEPTAGVDAEVRQKIWKIMIDLNNEGKTIILTTHYFDEAERLCDSLAIISKGVIIMNDSLRKILNQCPKQKYLVEIKNDINLTLNDNAISQISDCLFEISVNLENSLSSSIKNIINYGGEIISINPKNNRLEELFLNIVE
- a CDS encoding ABC transporter permease; translation: MMNLIGFKTILKKEIIRILRIWPQTLIPPIITTSLYFIIFGEILFKDRFIFVDGQEISYSHYLIPGLVAMAIIINSYSSTSSSFFSIKFQKNIEELLVSPLPAWIIILGYTFGGLFRGLTNGLMIFITSLCFEPTSIHSYLMCFSIALLMSFFFSIAGIINAIFSKTFDDIMWFPSFILTPMVYLGGVFFTIEMLPNFWQLVTKINPIYHFIDIFRHSLLGIGKFNYLSFVVIVIFNFILFITAIYFFNKKLQK
- the hslV gene encoding ATP-dependent protease subunit HslV, coding for MSDNKMPSWHATTILCIRDDKQVIIIGDGQVSLGHTVIKSTANKIRALANNSIIAGFAGATADAFTLFSRLEEKLDKHSHNLMRASVELAKDWRLDKYLRRLEAMIIVADKESTLILSGNGDVLEPEDGIAAIGSGGNYALAAAKALSDVKNIKLEDKAKKAMKIAADICIYTNHNTVMKKVSF
- a CDS encoding glycine zipper 2TM domain-containing protein translates to MSGCARDLSNSMYVSDSTTNFTLEGQIVSVRPVTVKDSDRLQGNTAGLVTGALVGGVAGSGIGGGSGRVGGAVGGAVLGGLVGAAMQDSLSTSKGLEYVVKVDISNVKDTYYEGNVALRNVIATARVNGMLTVVQSEKDPLQKGQKVYVVFSDNRTRVIPAQ
- the tyrS gene encoding tyrosine--tRNA ligase, producing MSNFISTLQNRGFVYQATNLEELEKKVSGNKIKAYIGFDCTAKSLHVGSLIQIMMLRWLQKFGHQPIILLGGGTTKIGDPSGKDEARKMLGYNDIEENKKSLKKVFNQFLNFDSENKAIILDNDEWLSELKYLEFLRDFGKHFSINRMINFESVKMRLDREQSLSFLEFNYMLLQAFDFYYLYKKQECILQMGGSDQWGNIINGVELIRKKLGNEVFGLTSPLLTTNSGAKMGKTEGGAVWLNDDMLSSYEYWQFWRNTEDADVAKFLKLFTELPLDEIDKLSKLTGKEINNTKIILADEATKLCHGIEASINAKTTSQKTFEGNSIGDNLPKFNITLNDISGGFPLFKLLVSSDLCESNGAARKLIQGNGVRINNAVINDINYMIQQSDFNDNKMKLSTGKKKHILVQF
- a CDS encoding lipoprotein-releasing ABC transporter permease subunit, translating into MMIKNFEWKIAKRYIGYNNKFISLVSYLATIGIALGVMTLIIVMSVMNGYEVELVKKILGINGHITVSKYDQKISNYNELIGYIKNIKNVEYVAPLITGQALAESNKNSTGVLVRGMNFDSLNKKPIMQDAFIVKNEQSKFDKNEIYIGNALAKNLGLHLGDKMRLIVPKFDATILGAIPKIKTFYISAIFDVGMYEYNASTVFIPIDTAQLLFNTNKSITEIEIILDNVKNIEKVKRAIIKDIPDQDILITDWGLANQSLINALRVERNTMFLILVLIIMIAAFNIISGLAMLVKEKYKSIAILRAIGASRSSIIKIFVLAGAFLGFVGIMSGSIFGILFVINIERIKQILESTTGATLFDPMIYFLTSLPSEPDVAEIISIVAISMLLSLLATIYPAWKAAKMLPAEALRYE